In the genome of Candidatus Saccharimonadales bacterium, one region contains:
- the lepB gene encoding signal peptidase I, whose translation MQHSEEIKHEPNPEEHAKEHVASEKSVPKPPADDSSWKSVVSTLILFAAAILIAFFVKAFIVQPYIVDGQSMENTLQNNDRLIVNKIPRTLARIDGHSYIPKRGNIIIFNQSGLPGYNGSKQLIKRVIGLPGERVVVKDNNITIYNSTHPNGFNPDATLKYHVVPNSTLGSVDIKLGPNQVFVCGDNRENSEDSRYFGPVDVKNIVGKLVLRIMPISKFESF comes from the coding sequence GTGCAACATTCAGAGGAAATTAAACATGAGCCAAATCCCGAGGAACACGCCAAAGAGCATGTAGCCTCTGAGAAGAGTGTCCCTAAACCTCCTGCAGATGATAGTTCCTGGAAATCGGTTGTATCTACCCTAATACTTTTTGCGGCCGCCATCTTAATTGCCTTTTTTGTAAAAGCCTTTATTGTTCAGCCCTATATAGTTGACGGCCAGAGCATGGAAAATACTCTGCAGAACAATGACCGCCTGATTGTCAACAAAATTCCGCGCACACTTGCCAGGATAGACGGTCATTCATACATACCTAAGCGCGGCAATATTATCATCTTTAATCAGTCAGGCTTGCCTGGCTATAACGGTAGCAAGCAACTTATTAAGCGGGTTATCGGGCTGCCCGGAGAGCGCGTAGTGGTAAAAGACAATAATATAACTATCTATAATTCTACTCATCCTAATGGATTCAATCCGGACGCAACCTTGAAGTATCACGTTGTGCCCAACTCTACCTTAGGAAGCGTAGATATTAAATTAGGGCCCAATCAAGTATTTGTTTGCGGCGATAACCGCGAAAACTCAGAGGATTCACGCTATTTTGGCCCAGTCGACGTAAAGAATATAGTGGGCAAGCTGGTTTTGCGCATAATGCCAATAAGCAAGTTTGAGTCTTTTTAG
- a CDS encoding ParB/RepB/Spo0J family partition protein — protein MARQTGLGKGFDSLIPKDLDKTILQDDNERVQKLLIQDILPNPDQPRRQFDNEALSELADSIRRHGVLQPIIVVHAKAGNGYRIVAGERRWRAAKAAKLTHVPAIVRSLEELEEIELSLIENIQRVDLSPLEQAMSVYKLQQQFNLALDQIAEKLGKAPSTVSNLARLLQLPEAAMEALRQGRISEGHARAILALRSDKAKQDELLRCILDNSWTVRQAEQFAVAAKKGADSEKARKTTDSENEITRSLSKKLNTDVQVKHTARGGQLIIKFKSDEDLEHIVKRFE, from the coding sequence ATGGCAAGGCAAACAGGCTTGGGCAAGGGCTTTGATTCCCTTATACCCAAAGATTTAGACAAAACAATTCTTCAAGATGATAATGAACGAGTACAAAAGCTACTCATCCAGGATATTCTTCCAAATCCAGATCAACCTAGGCGCCAGTTTGATAACGAGGCACTTAGCGAATTAGCAGACTCAATAAGGCGCCACGGAGTCCTACAACCCATAATAGTAGTACATGCCAAGGCCGGAAATGGTTACAGAATAGTAGCTGGAGAGCGTCGCTGGCGAGCTGCTAAAGCGGCTAAGCTGACTCATGTGCCGGCAATAGTGCGATCACTTGAGGAACTGGAAGAGATAGAGCTTTCTTTAATTGAAAATATTCAGAGAGTTGACTTATCGCCGCTCGAGCAGGCGATGAGTGTATATAAATTACAACAGCAATTTAATCTAGCACTTGATCAAATAGCCGAAAAACTAGGCAAAGCACCCAGCACAGTAAGTAATTTAGCTCGTTTACTTCAGTTGCCAGAGGCGGCCATGGAGGCTTTGCGACAAGGTAGAATTAGTGAAGGTCATGCTCGCGCAATCCTGGCGCTGAGGAGCGATAAAGCCAAACAAGATGAATTACTACGTTGTATCCTTGACAATAGCTGGACGGTTCGTCAGGCTGAACAGTTTGCCGTGGCGGCAAAAAAAGGTGCGGACTCAGAAAAGGCTAGAAAAACAACGGATTCCGAAAATGAAATAACACGCTCCTTGAGTAAGAAATTGAATACCGATGTGCAGGTTAAGCATACTGCCCGAGGCGGACAGCTGATTATTAAATTCAAGTCCGATGAAGACTTGGAGCACATCGTAAAACGATTTGAATAA
- a CDS encoding ParA family protein — MAKSIIAVLNQKGGVGKTTSTINLAAYLAKNHSVLVVDLDPQGNTTSGLGIEKQALKSTLYDVLFSRVEAKQAIIKIGKSNLYLLPTNAQLANSEVELVSIADREQQLRRALVNLDYDYILIDCPPALGLLTVNALTAATDVLIPVQAEYYALEGLGQLLEVIQQVHVALNTNLNLLGVVVTLYDSRTGLSSQVKSELEKHFGEKVFKTVIPRNVRLAEAPSYGKTILEHDKWSKGARAYKALAKEVEART, encoded by the coding sequence GTGGCTAAAAGCATCATTGCTGTACTAAATCAAAAAGGCGGTGTAGGTAAAACTACCAGCACCATTAATTTGGCGGCATACCTGGCTAAAAACCATTCAGTTTTGGTTGTAGACTTAGATCCTCAAGGCAATACTACCAGCGGGTTAGGGATAGAGAAACAAGCTCTTAAGTCAACATTGTACGACGTACTGTTTTCTAGAGTCGAAGCTAAGCAGGCTATTATTAAGATAGGTAAAAGTAATCTTTATTTATTGCCAACAAACGCTCAACTTGCTAACTCGGAGGTTGAACTGGTTAGCATTGCCGACAGAGAACAGCAATTACGTCGTGCATTGGTCAATCTAGACTACGACTACATACTTATAGACTGCCCACCGGCCTTAGGCCTTTTAACGGTTAACGCCCTTACGGCCGCTACTGATGTTTTGATTCCGGTGCAAGCTGAATACTATGCGCTCGAGGGCCTCGGGCAGCTACTTGAGGTTATTCAACAGGTTCATGTGGCATTGAACACAAATTTGAACCTTTTGGGCGTAGTGGTGACTTTGTACGACAGTCGCACCGGGCTTTCTAGTCAAGTTAAATCTGAACTAGAAAAGCACTTTGGCGAAAAAGTTTTCAAAACAGTTATTCCTAGGAACGTACGCTTAGCGGAAGCGCCCAGTTACGGTAAAACAATATTAGAGCATGACAAATGGAGCAAAGGTGCTAGGGCATATAAGGCGTTAGCCAAAGAAGTGGAGGCGAGAACATAA